A single region of the Salvia miltiorrhiza cultivar Shanhuang (shh) chromosome 8, IMPLAD_Smil_shh, whole genome shotgun sequence genome encodes:
- the LOC131001154 gene encoding non-specific lipid transfer protein GPI-anchored 20-like isoform X2, with the protein MMNVLAVMMIAASLVAPYAAAQSNTNTNAICTGPMLRSFGSCIGFLSTGSNASSPTSACCNSLRDLMSNGQDCLCLIVTGGVPFQVPINRSLAISLPKACRQSGVPVECKEPRSSTPGAPDTNPGLSPPSIPQVPFIPQPLTPPSSGRDGGVTPPQTPQGGLVPTLTPPGMRPTLSAAQPSPILFPSLLVAILMAVFQVYFC; encoded by the exons ATGATGAATGTATTGGCAGTGATGATGATAGCTGCTTCCCTGGTGGCTCCTTATGCGGCGGCGCAGTCAAACACGAACACAAACGCCATCTGCACGGGGCCTATGCTGCGCAGCTTCGGGTCGTGCATAGGGTTCCTGAGCACAGGGTCGAACGCGTCGTCGCCGACTTCGGCGTGCTGCAACTCGTTGAGAGACCTGATGAGCAACGGCCAAGATTGCCTGTGCCTCATAGTTACAGGAGGTGTACCTTTCCAAGTTCCCATCAATCGCTCTTTGGCAATCTCTCTTCCTAAAGCATGCAGACAATCTGGAGTCCCAGTTGAATGCAAAG AACCAAGGAGTTCAACCCCTGGTGCACCAGATACAAATCCTGGATTATCTCCTCCTTCAATTCCTCAAG TTCCATTTATTCCTCAGCCCTTGACACCGCCGTCATCTGGGCGCGATGGCGGCGTGACGCCGCCTCAGACGCCGCAAGGTGGCCTAGTCCCGACGCTTACGCCGCCAGGAATGCGGCCGACATTGTCGGCTGCGCAGCCATCTCCAATTCTTTTTCCATCTCTTCTTGTAGCGATATTGATGGCCGTCTTTCAAGTCTACttttgttga
- the LOC131001154 gene encoding non-specific lipid transfer protein GPI-anchored 21-like isoform X1, with protein sequence MMNVLAVMMIAASLVAPYAAAQSNTNTNAICTGPMLRSFGSCIGFLSTGSNASSPTSACCNSLRDLMSNGQDCLCLIVTGGVPFQVPINRSLAISLPKACRQSGVPVECKATASPVPSPEPRSSTPGAPDTNPGLSPPSIPQVPFIPQPLTPPSSGRDGGVTPPQTPQGGLVPTLTPPGMRPTLSAAQPSPILFPSLLVAILMAVFQVYFC encoded by the exons ATGATGAATGTATTGGCAGTGATGATGATAGCTGCTTCCCTGGTGGCTCCTTATGCGGCGGCGCAGTCAAACACGAACACAAACGCCATCTGCACGGGGCCTATGCTGCGCAGCTTCGGGTCGTGCATAGGGTTCCTGAGCACAGGGTCGAACGCGTCGTCGCCGACTTCGGCGTGCTGCAACTCGTTGAGAGACCTGATGAGCAACGGCCAAGATTGCCTGTGCCTCATAGTTACAGGAGGTGTACCTTTCCAAGTTCCCATCAATCGCTCTTTGGCAATCTCTCTTCCTAAAGCATGCAGACAATCTGGAGTCCCAGTTGAATGCAAAG CCACAGCCAGTCCCGTTCCATCTCCAG AACCAAGGAGTTCAACCCCTGGTGCACCAGATACAAATCCTGGATTATCTCCTCCTTCAATTCCTCAAG TTCCATTTATTCCTCAGCCCTTGACACCGCCGTCATCTGGGCGCGATGGCGGCGTGACGCCGCCTCAGACGCCGCAAGGTGGCCTAGTCCCGACGCTTACGCCGCCAGGAATGCGGCCGACATTGTCGGCTGCGCAGCCATCTCCAATTCTTTTTCCATCTCTTCTTGTAGCGATATTGATGGCCGTCTTTCAAGTCTACttttgttga